GAGCGACCTTCTCGGTTTCCACTTCCAGGAGCGGCTGATCTTTTTCGACGGCTCCGCCTTGAGGGATCAGCCATTTGACGACGGTCCCTTCCGCGATGCTTTCACCGAGTTGGGGCATCACAATGTCGGTCGCCACTTCGACCTCCAGAGCGGTTCGCTGCTTCGTTCTCAGTTCAATAGGCCGCCAACTTCTTCGCTCCCGCGACGATGTCGCTCACTTTGGGCAGAAAGAATTCTTCCAGCGGCGTGCTGAACGGTACCGGCGTGTCCGGCGGGGCGATGCGGAGAATCGGCCCATCCAGAGAGTCGAAGCAGTCTTCCGCCAGCAATGCGGAAATTTCGGCCCCGATCCCGCCGGTTTTGTTGTCCTCGTGCAGAAGGATGACCTTGCTGGTCTTGCGCACCGATTCGTAGATCGTCTCCTTGTCGAGCGGGATCAAGGTGCGAAGGTCCACTACCTCAAGATCGATGCCTTCTTTGCCCAACAGTTCCGCCGCTTCCAGGGCCAGATGGACCATCGCTCCGTACGTGATGAGCGAGACGTCACGGCCGGTTCGTTTCACCTCGGCTTTTCCGAGGGGAACGATGTAATCCTCCTGAGGCAAGGCAGCTTTGATCCGGCGATAGAGGAACTTGTGTTCAAAGTAGAGAACCGGGTTGGGATCGCGAATTGCCGCCTTCAACAGTCCCTTTGCATCATAGGGTGTTGAAGGAGCGACGATCTTGAGTCCGGGAGAATGGAAGAACCAGCCCTCGGGACATTCGGAGTGAAAGGGACCGCCGTGAACGCCTCCGCCGAACGGTGCCCGGATGACCAACGGAACCGCCGCGCCCCAGCGATAATGATTCTTGGCCGCCACTTCGGTGATCTGGTCGAACGCGCAGGAAATGAAGTCCGCAAACTGCATCTCGACCACCGGTCGCAATCCCATCATGGCCGCACCGATGGCCGCGCCCACA
This is a stretch of genomic DNA from Nitrospira sp.. It encodes these proteins:
- a CDS encoding alpha-ketoacid dehydrogenase subunit beta; amino-acid sequence: MTTATLTQEVTYVDAISQALDEEMSRDERVFLLGEDIGTYGGAFKVTEGFLKKYGEWRVLDTPISESGIVGAAIGAAMMGLRPVVEMQFADFISCAFDQITEVAAKNHYRWGAAVPLVIRAPFGGGVHGGPFHSECPEGWFFHSPGLKIVAPSTPYDAKGLLKAAIRDPNPVLYFEHKFLYRRIKAALPQEDYIVPLGKAEVKRTGRDVSLITYGAMVHLALEAAELLGKEGIDLEVVDLRTLIPLDKETIYESVRKTSKVILLHEDNKTGGIGAEISALLAEDCFDSLDGPILRIAPPDTPVPFSTPLEEFFLPKVSDIVAGAKKLAAY